One stretch of Tepiditoga spiralis DNA includes these proteins:
- a CDS encoding metallophosphoesterase produces the protein MWLLISDTHDNLDKLKKLPNIIKKNSIKTIFHCGDFISPFTLKFFMYENVDFYGVFGNNDGERVILSQKSNVSIVPGPRFLEINNKKIYMMHEPYSLKAAKNSKLYDYIFFGHTHEKFHEQMNNTQIINPGEGSGWLTNQATYVIINPENNKIEFKVL, from the coding sequence ATGTGGCTTTTAATTTCTGATACTCATGATAATTTAGATAAATTAAAAAAATTACCAAATATAATTAAAAAAAATTCAATAAAAACAATATTTCATTGCGGTGATTTTATATCTCCTTTTACTTTAAAATTTTTTATGTATGAAAATGTTGATTTCTATGGTGTTTTTGGTAACAATGATGGTGAAAGAGTAATATTATCGCAAAAATCAAATGTTAGTATTGTACCTGGACCTCGTTTTTTAGAAATTAATAATAAAAAAATATATATGATGCATGAGCCTTACTCATTGAAAGCTGCAAAAAATTCAAAGTTATATGATTATATATTTTTTGGTCACACTCATGAAAAATTCCATGAACAAATGAACAATACTCAAATAATAAATCCGGGTGAAGGAAGCGGATGGTTGACTAATCAAGCAACTTACGTTATAATAAACCCTGAAAATAATAAAATAGAATTTAAAGTTTTATAG
- a CDS encoding thiamine diphosphokinase: protein MTKIVYIISGGENRSSLEFYKSMILKSKKTIACDSGIKVFKKLNIPPDYLIGDMDSSSSEDIKWAKNNNVEVLSFPSEKDELDTELGLILAKKLNAKKVVISCATGSRIDQVIGSIYLLGEYHVLNAIIEEEDLIVGTVSSKTELPSISGESWSILQLGNVLGLTLKGFKYNLENYDLNTLKPLGVSNEAIKDKVSISLKSGIVAYIRWIGRKV, encoded by the coding sequence GTGACTAAAATAGTATATATAATATCAGGTGGTGAAAATAGAAGTAGTTTAGAGTTTTATAAGTCTATGATATTAAAATCAAAAAAGACTATTGCTTGTGATTCGGGAATAAAAGTTTTTAAAAAGTTAAATATTCCTCCTGATTATTTAATTGGTGATATGGATTCTTCCAGTTCTGAAGATATAAAATGGGCAAAAAATAATAACGTTGAAGTATTAAGCTTCCCTTCTGAAAAAGATGAACTTGATACGGAACTTGGATTAATACTTGCAAAAAAATTAAATGCAAAAAAAGTAGTTATTTCATGTGCAACAGGTTCAAGAATAGATCAAGTAATTGGAAGTATATATCTTTTAGGAGAGTATCATGTATTAAATGCAATAATAGAAGAAGAAGATTTAATAGTTGGTACAGTTAGTAGTAAAACAGAATTACCTTCTATTTCTGGAGAAAGTTGGTCTATTCTTCAACTTGGCAATGTACTTGGACTCACTTTAAAAGGTTTCAAATACAATTTAGAAAACTATGATTTAAATACTTTAAAACCGCTTGGAGTGAGCAATGAAGCAATAAAAGATAAGGTTAGTATTTCATTAAAAAGTGGTATAGTTGCTTATATTCGTTGGATTGGACGTAAAGTATAA
- a CDS encoding NAD(P)H-hydrate dehydratase, with amino-acid sequence MENIFETNVLDSNEAKVMDKLTIESGIMEETLMEQAAFAIADVASSFSPKKILCVAGTGNNGGDCIAAGRILHNKGYNVEIYIYGKNQSNGFKKQLLIAENYGLKIKYNKDFSDEYDLIIDGLIGIGLNGEVRSSIKTVIEKINSSNAKVISEDIPSGISSDTGEVMGDAVHADITITFGNLKIGQILYPGREFSGKLKIAELSFKKFISNRKIITPDIIKVPNRKKDSHKYDYGNVLILAGSSKYPGAPILTALGAQRIGAGLVTLITPGDSSKILSFEPSIIYSSLNKNNFEKNDLKKLNDEIERANVIILGPGMTEDSIEFVVELIKKQGRTKNIVLDAESIQAIKEFESLSENILITPHVGEMKKIFKNLKNNIFELERFSKQKKCIIMLKSSITTITDGEKTFFNLLGSSSLSKGGSGDLLSGIVGGLIAQGLDTINACITGSYIMYKTAKELSNEYTEYFITPKLISENLYIGFKL; translated from the coding sequence ATGGAAAATATTTTTGAAACTAATGTTTTAGATTCAAATGAAGCAAAAGTAATGGATAAATTAACTATAGAATCAGGTATAATGGAAGAAACTTTAATGGAACAAGCTGCTTTTGCTATTGCGGATGTTGCTTCAAGTTTTTCACCAAAAAAAATACTTTGTGTTGCAGGAACGGGTAATAATGGTGGGGATTGTATTGCTGCTGGACGTATTTTACATAACAAGGGTTATAATGTAGAAATTTATATTTATGGAAAAAATCAATCAAATGGTTTTAAAAAACAACTTTTAATTGCTGAAAATTATGGTTTAAAAATAAAATATAATAAAGATTTTTCTGATGAATATGATTTGATTATTGACGGTCTTATTGGTATAGGATTAAATGGTGAGGTTAGAAGTTCAATAAAAACTGTAATTGAAAAAATTAATTCAAGTAATGCAAAAGTTATATCAGAAGATATTCCATCTGGAATATCTTCTGATACAGGAGAAGTTATGGGAGACGCTGTTCATGCCGATATAACAATTACTTTTGGAAATTTAAAAATAGGGCAAATTCTTTATCCTGGAAGAGAATTTTCTGGAAAGTTAAAAATAGCCGAATTATCTTTTAAAAAGTTTATTTCAAATAGAAAGATAATAACTCCAGACATTATAAAAGTACCTAATAGAAAAAAAGATTCACATAAGTATGATTATGGAAATGTTCTCATATTAGCAGGGAGTTCAAAGTATCCTGGAGCACCTATTTTAACTGCTCTTGGAGCTCAAAGAATAGGCGCCGGTTTAGTCACGCTAATAACGCCTGGTGATTCTTCAAAAATTTTATCTTTTGAACCTTCTATAATCTATAGTAGTTTAAATAAAAATAATTTTGAAAAAAATGATTTAAAAAAGTTAAATGATGAAATTGAAAGAGCAAATGTAATAATTTTAGGCCCTGGTATGACAGAGGATTCAATTGAGTTTGTTGTAGAACTAATAAAAAAACAAGGAAGAACAAAAAATATAGTATTAGATGCTGAAAGTATTCAAGCAATCAAAGAATTTGAAAGTCTTTCAGAAAATATATTAATAACACCGCATGTTGGGGAAATGAAAAAAATATTTAAAAATCTTAAAAACAATATTTTCGAACTTGAAAGATTTTCAAAACAAAAAAAATGTATAATAATGTTAAAGTCATCAATTACTACAATAACTGATGGTGAAAAGACATTTTTTAACCTTTTAGGAAGTTCATCATTATCAAAAGGCGGAAGTGGAGATTTATTATCTGGTATTGTTGGCGGTTTAATAGCACAAGGACTTGATACAATAAATGCTTGCATTACTGGTTCTTACATAATGTATAAAACAGCAAAAGAATTGAGTAATGAGTATACAGAGTATTTCATTACTCCAAAATTAATTTCAGAAAATTTATATATTGGATTTAAACTGTGA